From a region of the Fischerella sp. JS2 genome:
- a CDS encoding methyl-accepting chemotaxis protein, with translation MLKIDRKNYQHVFKTRQTNATATPKVQKSLWQQFVSLPISSKNLTVFILSQLSLILGLGISSTIITNHSFQSQSLKQTKSELNIADLNYNFKLNQVNLNLRSQAHNAVIINAAEVHLLDNQFNQSKQNHNARVRQILKNEAENLNIEYLSLVSIDRQIIADNNSNHQGKVFDPQGLVSKVLKNPRQIQAHAVIKYSELSQQVPLISSSLANQFALMNYTLTPIKSLENNQVIGVLVAGDIVNEKEDNAQPTQEATDNAYSAVYINKGSGEFVLATILAKSNETDLTKAIPNLNLPDKSILAQAAVRSGEIVTGQITIDQQPYAIAAKAIPNLTITTAKGNTPVVTGQPVAILVQITKETELQTLLRQNRLHYALAAVLALIVIGIWTYIFKRTTIQQIEKLKDAIQKFTHGDRLARVRIYTKDEVGQLAVAFNQMAETIAQKAYQQENEGKIAKQVNSINLRIRGLLNTAQILNVAVITMREVIKVDRVVVYRFDENWVGTIVAECVDDEWPSALGADIADPCFAKDYIDKYQKGRVQAIENIYEAGLTQCHIGQLEAFAVKANLVAPILLNNKLYGLLIAHECSSPRQWQESEIDLFKQVAIPIGYALEQAYVLEQSEKARSRAELLAIEQSQQKEALQQQIIKLLREVEGASKGDLTVYAEVTHGEIGTVADFFNCIVENLREIVTKVKTSAIQVNTALGENEGAIRQLANEAIKQAVEINRTLDSVERMTLSIADVADNAQKAAQIAHTASRTAQKSELAMDLTVEKIFNLRSTIDDTAKKVKRLGDSSQQISRIVSLINEIAVQTNLLAVNAGLEASRAGESSRGFMVVATEVGELAARCSDATQEIKQIVENIQRETNEVIKAMEQGTTQVVEGSRIVEDAKISLNQILTVSRQIDELVQSISQTTVSQVETSQAVTKLITEISQVSEITSESSRSISQSLQETVEISRELEATVEKFKVK, from the coding sequence ATGCTGAAAATTGATCGCAAGAATTACCAACATGTTTTTAAAACTAGACAAACAAATGCAACAGCTACCCCAAAAGTACAAAAATCTCTATGGCAGCAATTTGTAAGTCTACCAATCAGCAGCAAGAATTTGACAGTTTTCATTTTGTCTCAGTTAAGTCTGATTCTGGGGTTAGGTATTAGCTCGACTATCATAACTAATCACAGTTTTCAAAGCCAATCACTTAAACAGACCAAGTCAGAACTCAATATTGCAGATTTAAATTATAATTTCAAATTGAATCAAGTCAACTTAAATTTGCGTAGTCAGGCACATAATGCTGTTATCATTAATGCGGCGGAAGTTCATTTATTAGACAATCAGTTTAATCAGTCTAAACAAAATCACAACGCCAGAGTTAGACAAATTCTCAAAAATGAAGCTGAAAATTTAAATATAGAATATCTCTCCTTAGTGAGTATAGATAGACAGATAATTGCTGATAATAACTCAAATCATCAAGGTAAAGTTTTTGATCCCCAAGGCTTAGTCAGTAAGGTATTAAAAAATCCTCGACAAATTCAAGCTCACGCTGTTATTAAGTATTCAGAATTAAGTCAACAAGTGCCTTTGATTAGTAGTAGCTTAGCTAATCAATTTGCTCTGATGAATTACACTTTAACTCCTATAAAATCTCTAGAAAATAATCAAGTGATTGGAGTTTTAGTGGCTGGGGATATAGTAAACGAAAAAGAGGACAACGCACAGCCAACCCAAGAAGCAACAGATAATGCTTACAGTGCTGTTTACATAAATAAAGGATCAGGGGAATTTGTTCTCGCAACAATCTTGGCTAAAAGTAATGAAACAGATTTAACTAAAGCTATACCAAATCTAAATTTACCTGATAAATCAATACTTGCACAAGCAGCAGTACGTTCAGGTGAAATTGTTACTGGTCAAATAACTATTGATCAACAACCCTATGCGATCGCAGCAAAAGCGATTCCTAACCTCACGATTACCACAGCTAAAGGAAATACCCCTGTAGTTACAGGTCAGCCTGTGGCTATTTTAGTGCAGATTACAAAAGAAACTGAACTGCAAACTTTACTTCGACAAAATCGATTGCACTACGCCCTAGCAGCAGTTTTGGCTTTAATTGTGATTGGAATTTGGACGTATATATTTAAGCGGACTACTATTCAACAAATAGAAAAACTCAAAGACGCAATCCAAAAATTTACTCATGGCGATCGCTTGGCTAGAGTTAGGATTTACACAAAAGACGAAGTAGGGCAATTAGCTGTAGCTTTTAATCAAATGGCAGAAACAATTGCTCAAAAAGCTTACCAGCAAGAAAATGAAGGCAAGATTGCCAAACAAGTCAATAGTATAAATTTACGAATTCGCGGATTGCTCAACACTGCCCAAATTTTGAACGTAGCAGTCATAACCATGCGAGAAGTCATCAAAGTAGATAGAGTCGTTGTCTACCGCTTTGATGAAAATTGGGTAGGAACAATTGTCGCTGAGTGCGTTGATGATGAATGGCCAAGCGCTTTGGGTGCAGACATTGCAGATCCTTGTTTTGCAAAAGACTATATTGACAAATATCAAAAAGGTCGTGTTCAAGCAATAGAAAATATTTACGAAGCAGGTTTAACTCAATGTCACATTGGTCAACTAGAAGCCTTTGCAGTCAAAGCAAATTTAGTCGCACCGATTTTGCTCAACAATAAGCTATATGGTTTACTAATAGCCCATGAGTGTTCTAGTCCCCGCCAATGGCAAGAATCAGAAATTGATTTGTTTAAGCAAGTGGCAATTCCCATTGGTTACGCATTAGAACAAGCATACGTGTTGGAACAGTCTGAAAAAGCCCGTTCGCGTGCAGAATTACTCGCGATCGAACAAAGTCAACAAAAAGAAGCATTGCAACAGCAAATCATCAAATTGCTGCGAGAAGTAGAAGGCGCATCCAAAGGTGATTTGACGGTATACGCAGAAGTTACCCACGGGGAAATTGGTACAGTTGCAGACTTCTTCAACTGCATAGTTGAGAACCTCAGAGAAATAGTCACTAAAGTTAAAACATCGGCAATTCAGGTGAATACAGCCCTTGGAGAAAACGAAGGCGCAATTCGCCAACTCGCTAACGAAGCTATCAAACAAGCAGTGGAAATCAACCGTACCCTCGATAGTGTCGAACGCATGACACTTTCCATTGCAGATGTAGCAGATAATGCTCAAAAAGCCGCTCAAATTGCTCATACAGCTTCTCGTACTGCTCAAAAAAGCGAGTTAGCAATGGATTTGACAGTAGAAAAAATCTTTAACTTACGCTCCACAATTGACGACACAGCCAAAAAAGTCAAGCGTCTCGGTGATTCTTCCCAACAAATTTCTCGAATTGTCTCTTTAATTAACGAAATTGCTGTGCAAACCAACTTACTAGCAGTCAATGCTGGACTAGAGGCTTCTAGGGCTGGTGAAAGTAGCCGGGGTTTTATGGTGGTTGCAACAGAAGTGGGTGAATTAGCAGCCCGTTGTTCTGACGCCACTCAAGAAATTAAGCAGATTGTCGAAAATATTCAACGGGAAACCAACGAAGTAATCAAAGCAATGGAACAAGGAACTACTCAGGTAGTTGAAGGTTCTCGCATTGTAGAAGATGCCAAAATTTCCCTGAACCAAATTCTCACAGTCTCTCGGCAAATTGACGAGTTAGTCCAATCAATTTCCCAAACGACAGTTTCTCAAGTAGAAACATCACAAGCAGTTACTAAATTAATCACAGAAATTTCCCAAGTGTCAGAGATTACTAGTGAATCCTCACGTTCTATTTCTCAATCATTACAGGAAACCGTAGAAATTTCTCGGGAATTGGAAGCAACTGTGGAGAAATTTAAAGTGAAGTGA
- a CDS encoding APC family permease — MSVSNLQPKLKRELGVFGATLMGLGSIIGTGVFVSIGIAAGIAGPAVILSVAIGALVAIFNGLSSAQLAANHPLSGGSYEYGYKYLTPSFGFTAGWMFLVAKTASAATAALGFAAYLLNILGVNSGWVVPTAFLAVVMMTLIVLNGIRRSNFANIAIVSVTVLSLGYLILACLPGTIQGGNENFTPFFTGSVADVLHASALMFVAYTGYGRIATLGEEARSPRQTIPKAMIVCLSVTMLLYIAVATVTIGAVGVDVLAGATQQTKAAPLEVVARDVTGVGGALVLAIGAVTAMLGVLLNLILGLSRVLLAMGRRHDAPRFLARLNQQQTTPYWSVIVVGVAIALLVLVGNVKTTWSFSAFSVLIYYAITNLAALKLSPQERLYPRWIAVLGLLSCLFLAFWVESSIWQVGLGLIVAGLIWHKVRQGER; from the coding sequence ATGTCTGTAAGCAATCTACAGCCAAAATTGAAACGAGAGTTAGGGGTGTTTGGTGCTACTCTCATGGGACTAGGTTCAATTATTGGTACTGGTGTATTTGTTAGTATTGGGATTGCGGCTGGCATTGCTGGGCCTGCGGTAATTTTGTCCGTAGCAATTGGCGCACTCGTTGCCATTTTTAATGGACTCAGCAGCGCCCAACTTGCAGCAAATCACCCCCTGAGTGGTGGTAGTTACGAATATGGTTATAAATATCTGACTCCTAGCTTTGGTTTTACGGCAGGCTGGATGTTTTTGGTGGCCAAAACGGCCTCTGCTGCTACTGCTGCTTTAGGTTTTGCTGCCTATTTATTAAATATTTTGGGTGTAAATTCTGGCTGGGTGGTTCCGACAGCTTTTTTGGCTGTGGTGATGATGACACTGATTGTCTTGAATGGTATCCGCCGCTCAAATTTTGCCAATATCGCGATTGTATCTGTCACTGTTTTATCTTTAGGGTATTTGATTCTGGCTTGTCTTCCCGGTACTATTCAAGGAGGAAATGAGAACTTTACACCTTTTTTTACAGGTTCTGTAGCTGATGTTCTCCATGCTAGCGCGCTGATGTTTGTTGCCTATACAGGTTATGGTCGCATTGCTACCTTGGGAGAGGAAGCGCGATCGCCACGACAGACTATTCCCAAAGCGATGATAGTTTGTCTTTCGGTGACAATGCTGCTTTACATAGCAGTGGCGACAGTTACGATTGGGGCTGTGGGGGTAGATGTTCTAGCTGGTGCTACCCAGCAGACAAAGGCTGCGCCATTAGAGGTGGTAGCCCGGGATGTAACTGGTGTCGGCGGTGCATTGGTGCTAGCCATTGGCGCAGTGACAGCGATGTTGGGTGTACTGCTGAACTTGATTTTGGGGTTATCCCGCGTGTTGCTGGCGATGGGACGTCGCCACGACGCCCCTAGGTTTTTAGCACGTTTGAACCAACAACAAACAACTCCCTATTGGTCTGTAATAGTAGTGGGAGTAGCGATCGCTCTACTTGTTCTAGTTGGTAATGTTAAGACAACATGGTCTTTTAGTGCTTTTAGCGTCTTGATTTACTACGCAATTACTAACTTAGCAGCTTTAAAATTGAGTCCCCAAGAACGACTATATCCCAGATGGATAGCTGTTCTGGGTCTTTTATCTTGCCTGTTCTTGGCATTTTGGGTGGAATCCTCAATCTGGCAAGTAGGTTTAGGATTGATTGTTGCTGGATTAATTTGGCACAAGGTAAGACAAGGGGAAAGGTGA
- a CDS encoding glycosyltransferase family 2 protein, whose amino-acid sequence MKLSVIIPCLNAAKTIGVQLEALANQQWSQPWEVIIADNGSTDNTASIVKQYQTRIPNLRIVDASDRQGASHARNVGAKAAEGESLLFIDADDEVAPGWLAAMGEALAKYDFVTGHNDYNKLSNPWVVKCYQLENGTGIMENTYYLPFAGSGNLGIKRAIHEKIGGFDEALYQSEDVDYCWRAYYVGIKLHYVPDAIAYIRLRGSLGSIYRRSWAVGKGGILVYKKHRPLGMPQMVSWKTFLKTSVTLTIQLLLLQIRDKESLAKWLMSFAWRGGQLWGCIKYQYLPI is encoded by the coding sequence ATGAAGCTAAGTGTCATCATACCGTGTTTAAATGCAGCAAAGACTATAGGTGTTCAACTAGAAGCACTTGCAAATCAACAGTGGTCGCAGCCTTGGGAAGTGATTATTGCTGATAATGGTTCCACTGACAACACAGCATCCATAGTAAAACAATATCAAACACGCATACCCAATCTCCGCATTGTTGATGCATCTGACCGCCAAGGTGCATCCCATGCTCGCAATGTTGGTGCAAAAGCGGCTGAAGGTGAGTCACTATTATTCATTGATGCCGATGATGAAGTTGCACCTGGATGGTTAGCAGCGATGGGTGAAGCACTTGCAAAATATGACTTTGTCACTGGTCATAATGATTACAATAAATTAAGTAATCCTTGGGTAGTAAAGTGTTACCAACTAGAAAATGGTACAGGGATCATGGAAAACACCTACTACCTACCATTTGCAGGTAGCGGCAATTTGGGTATCAAACGTGCCATTCACGAAAAGATTGGTGGTTTTGATGAAGCCCTATACCAAAGCGAAGATGTAGATTATTGCTGGAGAGCTTATTATGTAGGAATTAAACTTCACTACGTACCGGATGCGATCGCTTATATCCGCTTACGTGGCAGTTTAGGTAGTATCTATCGTCGCAGTTGGGCTGTGGGTAAAGGCGGAATTCTTGTGTATAAAAAACACAGACCACTTGGTATGCCTCAGATGGTGTCATGGAAAACTTTTTTAAAAACCTCAGTCACTTTGACTATACAACTTCTACTTTTACAAATCCGGGACAAAGAAAGTTTAGCTAAATGGTTAATGAGTTTTGCGTGGCGGGGAGGACAATTGTGGGGTTGTATTAAGTATCAATACTTACCAATCTAG
- a CDS encoding PIG-L family deacetylase has product MYLQKIFSLQGKLSNILQFIQAEILFDWILPKKSQPLTVTQKPTLVFSPHQDDETLGCGGLIALKRELGVPVKVVFITDGQKSYLDIKPEDIVQVRKQEAQEALNILGVASADIYFIDQPDGELRQISGEQQLHTINQLVQILQSFQPEEIYVPHQNDKHPDHEATYDLVKDALNKSGIKAQLFQYTVWLFWGMPLLLFRLNLEKLGQSYVVSIKSVLEKKQRAFQVYRSQHHIFARSFIGRFFKPSEIFFKS; this is encoded by the coding sequence ATGTACCTACAAAAAATTTTTTCTCTACAGGGAAAGCTATCAAATATATTGCAATTTATTCAAGCAGAAATATTATTTGATTGGATTTTACCTAAAAAAAGTCAACCTTTAACAGTAACTCAAAAACCAACATTGGTGTTTTCTCCCCACCAAGATGATGAAACTTTAGGTTGTGGTGGTTTAATTGCTCTTAAACGTGAACTTGGAGTTCCAGTAAAAGTAGTTTTTATTACCGATGGGCAGAAATCATATTTAGACATTAAACCAGAGGATATAGTTCAAGTCCGCAAGCAAGAGGCCCAAGAAGCACTAAATATATTGGGTGTCGCCTCAGCAGACATATACTTTATCGACCAGCCAGATGGTGAATTACGGCAAATATCTGGTGAACAGCAACTGCATACTATTAATCAGTTAGTGCAAATATTGCAGTCTTTTCAACCAGAGGAGATCTACGTTCCTCATCAAAATGATAAACACCCGGATCATGAAGCTACTTATGATTTGGTGAAAGATGCACTCAACAAGTCTGGAATTAAAGCTCAACTTTTTCAATATACAGTCTGGTTATTTTGGGGAATGCCACTGCTGCTTTTTCGGCTAAATTTAGAAAAGCTAGGTCAGTCTTATGTGGTATCTATTAAGTCTGTACTAGAAAAAAAACAACGAGCTTTCCAAGTTTATCGTTCTCAACATCACATCTTTGCTCGTAGCTTTATTGGGCGATTTTTTAAACCTAGTGAAATATTTTTTAAAAGTTAA
- a CDS encoding DUF427 domain-containing protein: MPKAIWNGAVLAESDNTVVVEGNHYFPPESINQQYFKESDTHTTCPWKGVASYYSVEVDGQVNKDAAWYYPTTKEKAKQIEGYVAFWRGVKVEA, encoded by the coding sequence ATGCCAAAAGCAATTTGGAATGGTGCTGTTCTAGCTGAAAGTGATAATACTGTTGTTGTGGAAGGCAACCATTACTTCCCCCCTGAATCGATTAATCAACAGTATTTCAAAGAGAGTGACACCCACACCACTTGTCCTTGGAAAGGTGTTGCTAGCTACTACAGCGTTGAAGTTGATGGACAAGTTAACAAAGATGCAGCGTGGTACTATCCCACTACTAAAGAGAAAGCAAAACAAATTGAGGGTTATGTTGCTTTCTGGCGGGGTGTAAAAGTCGAGGCTTAG
- the tsaB gene encoding tRNA (adenosine(37)-N6)-threonylcarbamoyltransferase complex dimerization subunit type 1 TsaB translates to MSTELEHLDPKRYGLALHTTTPELGLAISNFAGDARFGVWNLERELSSLMHQHLIQFIQPQNWGDLAFIAVARGPGGFTGTRIGVVAARTLGQQLNIPVFAISTLAAVAFSQASTRVIAVQMPAQRGQIFAAIYQPALDGLGLKALLPDTVLTPEAWQKKLETWNSDVQLVEATSQLAATVTSILQLAYLDWQAGKRLHWSQALPFYGQHPVEV, encoded by the coding sequence TTGTCTACTGAATTGGAACATCTCGACCCCAAAAGATACGGTTTAGCACTGCATACCACAACTCCTGAATTAGGTTTGGCAATTAGTAACTTTGCTGGAGATGCACGTTTTGGTGTCTGGAATTTAGAACGTGAATTATCCAGTCTCATGCATCAACACTTAATACAATTTATTCAACCCCAAAATTGGGGAGACTTGGCTTTTATTGCCGTAGCTAGAGGACCGGGTGGTTTTACTGGAACTCGTATTGGAGTAGTTGCTGCTAGGACTTTGGGACAACAGTTAAATATTCCTGTATTTGCCATCTCCACATTGGCGGCGGTAGCTTTCTCACAAGCAAGCACACGTGTGATTGCTGTCCAAATGCCAGCACAAAGGGGTCAAATTTTTGCTGCTATTTATCAACCTGCACTAGATGGTTTGGGATTAAAAGCCTTATTGCCAGATACTGTATTGACACCAGAGGCGTGGCAGAAAAAGTTAGAAACCTGGAATAGCGATGTTCAGCTGGTTGAAGCCACATCACAATTAGCTGCAACAGTAACAAGTATTTTGCAGCTAGCGTATTTAGACTGGCAAGCAGGAAAGCGCCTTCATTGGTCACAAGCGCTTCCTTTTTATGGTCAGCATCCTGTTGAGGTGTAG
- a CDS encoding tellurite resistance TerB family protein — MGLFDKMFGTQSQVQDAFSPAEAFAAITLAAIASDGYLSEEEARAISSTLSRMRLFRSYSNDVIIRMFDKLLGILRREGIDVLFNAAKESLPDDLREAAFAVATDLVLADGVVSQEERDFLNDLYQALGISSDIATQIVQVMLIKNRG, encoded by the coding sequence ATGGGTTTATTCGACAAAATGTTCGGCACACAAAGCCAAGTTCAAGACGCATTCAGTCCAGCAGAAGCATTTGCCGCTATTACTCTGGCTGCAATAGCCTCAGACGGTTATCTTTCTGAAGAGGAGGCGCGTGCTATCTCATCTACCCTGTCTCGAATGAGACTTTTCAGAAGTTATTCCAATGATGTCATTATCAGAATGTTTGACAAACTTCTAGGGATTCTGAGGCGTGAGGGTATTGATGTTTTGTTTAACGCTGCAAAGGAGTCTTTACCAGATGATTTGCGGGAAGCGGCTTTTGCAGTAGCAACAGATTTAGTATTAGCTGATGGAGTTGTTTCTCAGGAAGAACGAGACTTTTTGAATGATTTATATCAAGCTTTGGGCATCTCCAGTGATATCGCCACACAAATAGTACAAGTGATGTTGATTAAAAATAGAGGGTAA
- a CDS encoding histone deacetylase has protein sequence MFTVIYSDEFLDHKTGYLHPEKPERLSAITSALKSAPFASQIEWRSPTPVAKRPLISLMEEAHSPSYIKTVQELASGGGGYLDTDTAVSPRSYDVALLAVSAWLDGVDIVIETGEPAFVLARPPGHHAERDYGMGFCLFANAAIAAFYALEQPDTNRVAILDWDVHHGNGTQAIVEMNPQIAYCSLHQYPCYPGTGKATERGFHNNVLNIPIPPGNDIGIYEPIFAKKVVPFLSDFQPDLLIVSAGYDANAADPLAMINLQPQDYGIFTNYCLGITRRILFGLEGGYDLPALSQSVVATVNQCLA, from the coding sequence ATGTTTACAGTAATCTACTCTGATGAATTTCTCGATCACAAAACTGGCTATCTCCATCCTGAAAAACCAGAACGGTTGAGTGCTATAACTAGCGCCTTGAAATCTGCGCCGTTTGCTTCGCAAATTGAATGGCGATCGCCTACGCCAGTGGCAAAGCGTCCTTTAATATCGTTAATGGAAGAGGCACACAGCCCAAGTTATATCAAAACAGTCCAAGAATTAGCCTCTGGTGGCGGTGGTTATTTGGATACAGACACAGCTGTTTCTCCCCGCAGTTACGATGTAGCATTACTGGCAGTGAGTGCTTGGTTGGATGGCGTAGATATTGTCATCGAAACTGGTGAACCTGCTTTTGTTTTAGCACGTCCACCAGGACACCATGCTGAAAGAGATTACGGGATGGGGTTTTGCTTATTTGCGAATGCGGCGATCGCTGCTTTCTACGCCCTAGAACAACCAGATACTAACCGCGTCGCCATCTTAGATTGGGATGTGCATCATGGAAATGGAACCCAAGCAATTGTGGAGATGAACCCCCAAATTGCCTATTGTTCGCTGCATCAGTATCCCTGCTATCCAGGTACTGGTAAAGCTACAGAAAGGGGTTTTCATAATAATGTTCTCAATATACCCATACCACCAGGTAATGATATTGGAATATATGAACCTATTTTTGCCAAAAAGGTTGTACCCTTTCTGTCAGACTTTCAACCAGATTTATTGATAGTTAGTGCTGGCTATGATGCCAATGCTGCTGATCCACTAGCAATGATTAATCTCCAACCTCAAGATTACGGTATATTTACTAACTACTGTTTGGGTATAACTCGGCGGATTTTATTTGGGTTAGAAGGTGGTTACGATTTGCCAGCACTTTCTCAATCGGTGGTAGCAACTGTTAATCAATGTCTAGCTTAA
- a CDS encoding ribbon-helix-helix domain-containing protein — protein sequence MSKRFTVTLPDSVFEDLEVLADIQGRPTANLAAFLIEIGIRQAKESGEFPEKPKTSKTKKAKEDI from the coding sequence GTGAGCAAACGATTTACAGTAACTCTCCCGGACTCAGTATTTGAAGATTTAGAGGTGTTGGCAGATATACAAGGCAGGCCAACAGCTAACCTGGCAGCTTTTTTGATTGAAATTGGTATCAGACAAGCTAAAGAAAGTGGTGAGTTTCCAGAAAAACCAAAAACCTCCAAAACAAAGAAGGCTAAAGAGGACATATGA